One genomic window of bacterium includes the following:
- a CDS encoding DUF2088 domain-containing protein, with protein MMPRPGAVIEVDRNTPPVLFHFGEGVRLEKLPLGARIVYPPDPFEPIAHPERAIKRALAKPLEDDPLKSLLRRGMKLTIAFDDLSLPLPPMAAPDVRQLVMEEVIDMAAEAGVEDIHLIAALGLHRRMTEDEIRHIVGERIFSTFWPDRLYQHDGEDPDANVYIGKTAEGEEVTLHKRAAESDLVVYVNLTLVPMDGGHKSMSTGLATYRGIRAHHNVKTLLGSRSYMNPPDSALHHSCIRQGQLIEDTVRVFHIETTVNNHAFPSIASFMQKRETDWTARDQAMFLGMKQLTDLAPPAFKRSVFHAMRAPYGLTGVNAGQVDAVHDKTLEAVRAQISVRVEGQTDIVTIGVPYLGPYNVNAPMNPVLVVCMGIGYLFNFYRSKPVLRKGGVLILTHPCRYEFDAVQHPSYIDFYDEVLADTTDPREIESKYELRFAEDPWFRQLYRKSHAYHGVHPFYAWYWAAHAMEHAGDVIIVGGERDVVHRLGFKCATTLEDAFEMAEQTVGRHPSVTHLRMPPIMLCDVEG; from the coding sequence CTGATGCCTCGACCTGGAGCTGTCATCGAAGTCGACCGCAACACCCCGCCGGTGCTGTTCCACTTCGGCGAGGGCGTGCGGCTGGAGAAGCTCCCGCTAGGTGCGCGCATCGTCTATCCGCCCGATCCGTTCGAGCCGATCGCGCATCCCGAAAGGGCGATCAAGCGCGCACTGGCCAAGCCGCTCGAAGACGACCCGCTGAAGTCGCTGCTGCGGCGCGGGATGAAGCTCACGATCGCCTTTGACGACCTGTCTCTGCCGCTGCCGCCGATGGCGGCGCCTGACGTGCGGCAGCTTGTCATGGAGGAGGTCATCGACATGGCGGCGGAGGCCGGCGTCGAGGACATCCACCTGATCGCCGCCCTCGGGCTGCATCGCCGGATGACGGAGGACGAGATCCGGCACATCGTCGGCGAACGCATCTTCAGCACGTTCTGGCCCGACCGCCTCTACCAGCACGACGGCGAGGATCCGGACGCCAACGTCTACATCGGCAAGACCGCGGAAGGCGAAGAGGTCACTCTGCACAAGCGCGCCGCCGAGTCAGACCTGGTCGTCTACGTCAACTTGACCCTGGTCCCGATGGACGGGGGGCACAAGTCGATGTCCACCGGGCTGGCGACGTATCGCGGCATTCGCGCCCACCACAACGTGAAGACGCTGCTCGGCTCGCGCTCCTACATGAACCCACCCGATTCCGCGCTGCATCACTCCTGCATCCGGCAGGGCCAGCTGATCGAGGACACGGTGCGCGTGTTTCACATCGAGACGACGGTCAACAATCACGCGTTTCCGTCCATCGCCAGCTTCATGCAGAAGCGCGAGACCGACTGGACCGCTCGCGACCAGGCCATGTTCCTCGGCATGAAGCAGCTGACCGACCTTGCGCCACCGGCGTTCAAGCGCAGCGTCTTCCACGCCATGCGAGCGCCTTATGGGTTGACCGGGGTGAATGCGGGTCAGGTCGACGCCGTGCATGACAAGACCCTGGAGGCGGTCAGGGCTCAGATCAGCGTGAGGGTCGAAGGCCAGACGGACATCGTCACCATCGGAGTGCCGTACCTCGGCCCATACAACGTCAACGCCCCGATGAACCCCGTGCTGGTGGTCTGCATGGGCATCGGTTATCTCTTCAACTTCTACCGGTCGAAGCCGGTGCTGAGGAAGGGCGGCGTCCTCATCCTCACGCATCCGTGCAGGTACGAGTTCGACGCGGTGCAGCATCCCAGCTATATCGACTTCTACGACGAGGTGCTGGCCGACACCACCGACCCGCGCGAGATCGAGAGCAAGTACGAGCTGCGTTTCGCCGAGGACCCGTGGTTCCGCCAGCTGTACCGCAAATCCCACGCCTACCACGGCGTACATCCTTTTTATGCGTGGTACTGGGCCGCCCATGCGATGGAACATGCGGGCGATGTCATCATCGTCGGGGGGGAGCGGGATGTCGTGCACCGGCTCGGCTTCAAGTGCGCGACCACCCTGGAGGACGCTTTCGAGATGGCCGAGCAGACCGTGGGGCGTCATCCGAGCGTGACGCATCTGAGAATGCCCCCGATCATGCTCTGCGACGTGGAAGGGTGA
- a CDS encoding zinc-binding alcohol dehydrogenase, with the protein MLAVQYVRSIASYAIVKASGGRPDVATSALSMLHLGDVAEPQLPTRDWVRVQPTLSGICGSDLAAVGGHASLYLDPLTSYPFVPGHEVVGTLDDGTRVVVEPALGCKVRGIDPPCPRCAEGRPGLCYNVTEGPIEVGLQTGYCAGTGGGWGEVLVAHPSQLHQVPAALADEAAVLIEPFACCVHAALRGGATKDDVVVVQGAGTIGLLTVAAVRIFTPPKRLIAVAKHPTQRDLARRLGADQVIAPADVFQRIRFATGARRLEGMNRPLLLGGADLTFECVGRADSLNDAVRFTREGGTVVAVGMPSEEKVDWAPIWQRELTVTGAYAYGSEAKRKGKRTFELALEAAPELHLDKLTGPLFGLGEYRDAIAYAMSAGRLGAVKVAFDLRGLRA; encoded by the coding sequence GTGCTAGCGGTCCAGTACGTCCGGTCGATTGCGTCCTACGCCATCGTCAAAGCCTCGGGCGGCCGGCCCGACGTCGCCACCAGCGCCCTGTCGATGCTGCACCTGGGCGACGTCGCCGAACCGCAGCTCCCAACACGCGACTGGGTGCGCGTGCAACCCACGCTGAGCGGGATCTGCGGCTCTGACCTCGCGGCCGTCGGCGGCCATGCTTCGCTGTACCTCGACCCGCTGACCAGCTATCCGTTCGTGCCCGGGCACGAGGTCGTGGGCACGCTTGACGATGGCACGCGCGTGGTCGTCGAGCCCGCGCTTGGCTGCAAGGTGCGGGGCATCGACCCTCCCTGCCCACGCTGCGCCGAGGGCCGTCCGGGGCTCTGCTACAACGTGACCGAGGGGCCGATCGAGGTCGGCCTGCAGACCGGATACTGCGCCGGCACCGGTGGGGGATGGGGCGAAGTGCTCGTCGCCCACCCGAGCCAGCTGCACCAGGTCCCGGCCGCGCTTGCCGATGAGGCCGCCGTGCTCATCGAGCCGTTTGCGTGCTGCGTGCACGCGGCGCTGCGCGGTGGGGCGACCAAAGACGACGTGGTGGTCGTGCAGGGCGCCGGGACGATCGGCCTCTTAACCGTGGCCGCGGTCAGGATCTTCACCCCGCCCAAGCGCCTCATCGCGGTTGCCAAGCATCCGACCCAGCGCGACCTGGCCCGCAGGCTCGGCGCCGACCAGGTCATCGCTCCCGCCGATGTCTTCCAGCGCATCCGCTTCGCCACCGGGGCGCGCCGGCTGGAAGGCATGAACCGCCCGCTCCTGCTCGGCGGCGCAGACCTGACCTTCGAGTGCGTCGGTCGCGCCGACAGCCTGAACGACGCCGTTCGCTTCACGCGCGAGGGAGGCACCGTGGTGGCGGTCGGTATGCCGAGCGAGGAGAAGGTCGACTGGGCGCCGATCTGGCAGCGCGAGCTGACGGTGACCGGCGCCTACGCGTACGGATCCGAAGCGAAGAGGAAGGGCAAGCGGACCTTCGAGCTGGCGCTGGAGGCGGCGCCGGAACTGCACCTCGACAAGCTCACCGGTCCGCTGTTCGGCCTCGGCGAGTATCGGGATGCAATCGCGTACGCGATGAGCGCGGGACGCCTTGGCGCCGTGAAGGTCGCATTCGATCTGCGAGGATTGAGGGCCTGA
- a CDS encoding HAD-IB family hydrolase: protein MIAEAFKGKTILVTGSTGFLGKSLVEKCLRSIPEVGRINLAIRSSARRPAAERLEREVLSSPAFRRLKEERGEDAFARLVKDKLAVLELDLGRDGLGLTANGLEQLRACDIVIHSAAAVEFDNPADLSAQTNLLGAARMVEALKHAALGRAGAPPHLVHISTAYVGGMLRGLVREEPPLDPGLNWRHEAAVLSSLRGPVEEESRRPEILNRLRREAQSRMGPAGTPAVARATERRRDRWVKDRLIERGRAHANAMGFADIYSFTKAMAEHAVVELHGDIPLSIVRPSIIESALEEPFPGWLEGFRMAEPLILAFGRGILRDFSGLPDSLLDIIPADFVVNTVLAVAANPPPDSRPRVYHAASGSRNPLRFRQVADEATRYFGQHPLRDRYGQAIGTPNWTYPTRGELATRARTALRFVEAAQWVVERLPLGASVADVSDDLNAERERLERGLNLIQLYGVYTEVDCIFDTRNLMSIWEKVPAAERQHFPFDAALYDWEHYFQDVHFPTVVRMSRAETTARKGKQPTGSTAPRAESSSVRAAIDRRTGRSDVLAVFDVDGTLVETNVVEYFLWMRLRAQPLDDWPAFMAQMLREAPRWLYLERRSRAEFQRSFYREYDGLDLEVMKGLGREALDAVTLRRIYPEGMRRIREHKRAGHRVLLLTGALDVVVEPLAELLEVEVDCAHLLTKDGRLTGDLQSPPPAGEARGTLLEEYAGRNGIVLSESFAYADSLSDLPMLELVGTPVAVNPDARLSQVAGQRGWRIERWRMAPGNWRLPMPDPRSPEYREAVRR, encoded by the coding sequence TTGATAGCCGAGGCCTTCAAGGGCAAGACCATTCTGGTCACCGGCAGCACCGGTTTCCTCGGCAAGTCGCTTGTCGAGAAATGCTTGCGTTCCATCCCGGAGGTTGGACGCATCAACCTGGCCATCCGCTCCAGCGCGCGTCGCCCCGCTGCGGAGCGGCTCGAGCGCGAGGTGCTGTCCAGCCCCGCCTTCAGGCGCCTCAAGGAGGAGCGCGGCGAGGACGCCTTCGCCCGGCTGGTCAAGGACAAGCTCGCGGTGCTCGAGCTCGACCTCGGGCGCGACGGGCTCGGCCTCACCGCCAACGGCCTCGAGCAGCTGCGGGCGTGCGACATCGTCATCCACTCCGCCGCGGCGGTCGAGTTCGACAACCCCGCCGACCTCTCGGCCCAGACCAACCTGCTGGGCGCCGCGCGCATGGTCGAGGCGCTGAAGCACGCCGCCCTCGGCCGGGCGGGCGCGCCGCCGCACCTCGTTCACATCTCCACCGCATATGTCGGCGGCATGCTGCGCGGACTGGTCCGCGAGGAGCCGCCGCTGGATCCCGGGCTCAACTGGCGCCACGAGGCGGCCGTGCTGTCCAGCCTGCGCGGGCCGGTGGAGGAGGAGTCGCGGCGTCCCGAGATCCTCAACCGGCTCCGCCGCGAGGCGCAGTCGCGGATGGGACCCGCGGGCACGCCGGCGGTGGCGCGCGCCACCGAACGGCGGCGCGATCGCTGGGTCAAGGACCGCCTGATCGAGCGCGGACGCGCGCACGCGAATGCCATGGGCTTCGCCGACATCTACTCCTTCACCAAGGCCATGGCCGAGCACGCCGTCGTCGAGCTGCACGGCGACATCCCGCTGTCGATCGTGCGCCCCTCGATCATCGAGAGCGCACTGGAGGAGCCCTTCCCCGGCTGGCTCGAGGGATTCCGCATGGCCGAGCCGCTGATCCTCGCGTTCGGGCGCGGCATCCTCCGCGACTTTTCCGGCCTGCCCGACTCGCTGCTCGACATCATTCCCGCGGACTTCGTCGTCAACACCGTGCTCGCGGTCGCCGCCAACCCGCCGCCGGACTCCAGGCCGCGCGTGTACCACGCCGCCTCGGGGAGCCGCAATCCACTGCGCTTCCGGCAGGTCGCCGACGAAGCCACGCGATATTTCGGCCAGCATCCGCTGCGCGACCGCTACGGCCAGGCGATCGGCACACCGAACTGGACCTATCCCACCCGGGGCGAGCTGGCGACCCGGGCGCGAACCGCGCTGCGGTTCGTCGAGGCCGCGCAATGGGTGGTCGAGCGCCTGCCGCTCGGCGCCAGCGTCGCGGACGTGTCGGACGACCTCAACGCCGAGCGCGAGCGCCTGGAACGCGGGCTCAACCTCATCCAGCTCTATGGCGTCTACACCGAGGTCGACTGCATCTTCGACACCCGTAACCTGATGTCGATCTGGGAGAAGGTGCCCGCCGCGGAGCGCCAGCATTTTCCGTTCGACGCTGCGCTCTACGACTGGGAGCACTACTTCCAGGACGTCCATTTCCCCACCGTCGTGCGCATGTCGCGCGCCGAGACCACGGCGCGGAAGGGCAAGCAGCCGACCGGCAGCACCGCGCCCAGGGCCGAGTCGAGCTCGGTGCGCGCCGCGATCGATCGGCGCACGGGTCGCTCAGACGTGCTCGCCGTCTTCGATGTCGACGGCACGCTGGTCGAGACCAACGTCGTCGAATACTTCCTCTGGATGCGCCTGCGGGCACAGCCGCTGGACGACTGGCCGGCCTTCATGGCGCAGATGCTCCGCGAAGCCCCGCGCTGGCTTTATCTCGAGCGGCGGTCGCGAGCCGAGTTCCAGCGCAGCTTCTACCGCGAGTACGACGGCCTCGACCTCGAGGTGATGAAGGGATTGGGCCGCGAAGCGCTTGACGCCGTCACCCTGCGGCGCATCTATCCGGAGGGCATGCGGCGCATCCGCGAGCACAAGCGCGCCGGGCATCGGGTGCTGCTCCTCACCGGTGCGCTGGACGTGGTCGTCGAGCCGCTGGCCGAGCTGCTTGAAGTCGAGGTCGACTGCGCTCACCTGCTGACGAAGGACGGCCGTTTGACCGGCGACCTCCAATCGCCGCCACCCGCGGGCGAGGCGCGCGGGACGCTGCTGGAGGAGTACGCCGGTCGCAACGGCATCGTGCTGTCCGAGAGCTTCGCCTACGCGGACTCGCTGTCCGACCTGCCCATGCTGGAGCTGGTCGGGACTCCGGTCGCGGTCAACCCCGACGCGCGGCTGTCGCAGGTCGCGGGCCAGCGCGGCTGGCGGATCGAGCGCTGGCGCATGGCGCCCGGCAACTGGCGCCTGCCCATGCCCGACCCGCGCTCCCCCGAGTACCGGGAGGCGGTAAGACGATGA
- a CDS encoding M23 family metallopeptidase: MRAWALAGVLLTLCLYGAPVQAAPAQPPGHQAARYVRWFYPSQMAYGPIENGSGNTGSAPAPWAFLTLPFMGPHYVTSIFDHCSPNYASNGRVCRYDGVVASAAVGGPDPTFDAGYAQTPGRHDYLYYDGHDGYDYGLDYEPVAAAAPGTVRLADWAVPSCHSCLSGLTIEIDHGNGLLSYYGHLSRLSVAQGQHVRRGQVIGISGSTGTATGPHLHFGIYHVNGSGPVDPYGWSGSFPDPYPHDLGDLWIGGSPRYAGIPMPHVSVSAAPELADPTAIDVSWSSPGEGDAFTVDAVDQDGRMTRWMGGAGAGSAVFHGRPGQSYWFWVAVTTDLGWSDANGSVAISVPHLNHGEAQ; this comes from the coding sequence GCAGGCTGCGCCGGCACAGCCGCCAGGCCATCAAGCCGCCCGGTACGTGAGGTGGTTCTATCCCAGCCAGATGGCCTACGGCCCCATCGAAAACGGCTCGGGGAACACCGGCTCGGCGCCCGCGCCGTGGGCCTTCCTGACGCTGCCCTTCATGGGTCCGCACTACGTCACCTCGATCTTCGATCACTGCTCGCCGAACTACGCTTCGAACGGCAGGGTCTGCAGGTACGACGGCGTGGTCGCGTCGGCCGCCGTCGGCGGTCCCGACCCCACGTTCGATGCCGGTTATGCGCAAACCCCGGGCCGGCACGACTACCTCTACTACGACGGCCACGACGGCTACGACTACGGTCTGGACTACGAACCCGTGGCGGCGGCCGCCCCGGGCACCGTCAGGCTGGCGGACTGGGCCGTGCCGTCGTGCCACAGCTGCCTGAGCGGTCTGACGATCGAGATCGATCACGGCAACGGGTTGCTCTCTTACTACGGGCACCTGTCCCGGCTCTCCGTCGCCCAAGGCCAGCACGTGCGCCGGGGCCAGGTGATCGGAATTTCGGGCAGCACGGGCACCGCCACGGGTCCGCACCTCCACTTCGGCATCTACCACGTCAACGGCAGCGGCCCGGTCGACCCATACGGCTGGTCCGGCTCGTTCCCCGACCCGTATCCGCACGACCTGGGCGACCTGTGGATCGGCGGGTCGCCGCGATATGCCGGCATCCCGATGCCGCACGTCAGCGTCAGCGCGGCGCCGGAGCTGGCGGACCCCACCGCCATCGACGTGTCCTGGTCGAGCCCGGGCGAGGGCGACGCCTTCACCGTCGACGCCGTCGACCAGGATGGGAGGATGACGAGGTGGATGGGCGGAGCCGGCGCCGGCTCCGCGGTCTTCCACGGGCGGCCCGGCCAGAGCTACTGGTTCTGGGTCGCCGTGACCACGGATCTCGGCTGGTCCGACGCCAACGGCTCGGTGGCGATATCGGTGCCGCACCTCAACCACGGCGAGGCGCAGTAG